The Oncorhynchus nerka isolate Pitt River linkage group LG24, Oner_Uvic_2.0, whole genome shotgun sequence genome has a window encoding:
- the acer1 gene encoding alkaline ceramidase 1 has protein sequence MAGFYSSEKMTGLFAYESSDLDWCEDNYRHSEHIVEYFNTMSSLFFFVISPIMLYLLHPYARERNLAVHLVWTMMIFVGLFSAYFHMTLSFMGQMLDELSILWVLGLCYGLWFPRRLFPSFIKDRTTFSRLVMMITVVTTLCSFVKPTANAYLLNCFALHIIYSLGLEMRTCTDPKVLRLCWSAVGLWVLAISCWISDRFGCSFWQKLNFCYLHGIWHILIVMAVAYASTLIAYLDANYEIPYSLPSLQYWPNDNWVLGLPYIVLKGTTKTQKIF, from the exons ATGGCAG GGTTCTATTCTAGTGAGAAGATGACAGGCCTGTTCGCCTATGAAAGCTCCGATTTGGACTGGTGTGAGGATAACTACAGGCACTCTGAACACATAGTGGAGTACTTCAACACT ATGAGCAGCCTGTTCTTCTTCGTGATCTCCCCCATCATGCTATACCTGCTGCACCCCTACGCCAGGGAGAGGAACCTAGCGGTACACCTGGTCTGGACCATGATGATCTTTGTGG GTCTCTTCTCTGCCTACTTCCACATGACCCTGAGCTTCATGGGCCAGATGCTAGATGAGCTGTCCATCCTGTGGGTCCTGGGGCTCTGCTATGGTCTCTGGTTTCCACGCAGGCTCTTCCCCTCCTTCATCAAGGACAG GACAACTTTTTCCCGGCTGGTCATGATGATAACTGTTGTCACCACCCTATGCTCCTTTGTCAAACCCACTGCCAATGCCTACCTCCTCAACTGCTTTGCCCTCCACATCATCTACTCATTGGGTCTGGAGATGAGGAC CTGTACTGACCCGAAGGTGCTGCGGTTATGCTGGTCTGCTGTTGGCCTGTGGGTGCTGGCCATCTCCTGCTGGATCAGTGATCGTTTCGGATGCAGCTTCTGGCAAAAGCTTAATTTCTGTTACCTGCATGGCATCTG GCACATTCTGATTGTGATGGCTGTAGCCTACGCAAGCACCCTGATAGCCTACTTGGATGCCAACTATGAGATACCCTACTCCCTGCCAAGCCTTCAGTACTGGCCCAATGACAACTGGGTCCTGGGGTTGCCTTACATTGTTCTGaaaggaaccaccaagactcagaAAATATTCTAA